One window of Candidatus Zixiibacteriota bacterium genomic DNA carries:
- a CDS encoding methyltransferase domain-containing protein produces MLHDRSRTTPTQQVGRHFDRTASAFDSLYHGAAPSRLMGWINRRFRADIDERFRRTLDHVAAVRPRSVLDIGCGSGRYLEALAQPDGRRLVGLDVSENMLAMARSRLDRLGDCHVELVVADFAQWPSDEVFEVVVAVGFFDYVADPAAALVRMAQRAGHSVVASFPSRHWLRMPLRKARYLFKACPVRFYSRRQIASMAEAAGFKSWEIDHTSRNRTSHFAVLLK; encoded by the coding sequence ATGTTGCACGATCGCTCCCGGACAACTCCAACGCAGCAAGTCGGCCGCCATTTTGACCGCACGGCGTCTGCGTTCGATTCGCTCTATCACGGCGCCGCCCCGTCCCGTCTCATGGGGTGGATCAATCGCCGCTTTCGCGCCGACATCGATGAGCGGTTTCGGCGGACGCTCGACCATGTGGCGGCGGTACGGCCACGCAGTGTGCTGGACATCGGCTGTGGCTCGGGACGCTATCTCGAGGCGCTGGCCCAGCCGGATGGACGGCGATTAGTCGGCCTGGATGTCTCCGAGAACATGCTGGCGATGGCGCGCTCGCGGTTGGACCGATTGGGAGATTGTCATGTTGAATTGGTCGTCGCCGATTTTGCCCAGTGGCCGTCGGACGAAGTGTTTGAGGTCGTTGTGGCGGTGGGATTCTTCGACTATGTGGCCGATCCTGCAGCGGCGCTGGTGAGGATGGCGCAGAGGGCCGGGCACTCGGTGGTCGCCTCATTTCCATCCCGGCATTGGCTGCGTATGCCGCTGCGAAAGGCACGGTATCTGTTTAAGGCGTGTCCCGTCCGGTTTTACTCCCGGAGACAGATTGCCTCGATGGCGGAGGCCGCGGGCTTTAAGAGCTGGGAGATCGATCACACGTCGCGCAATCGGACCAGCCACTTTGCTGTCCTTTTGAAATAG